One window from the genome of Candidatus Zixiibacteriota bacterium encodes:
- a CDS encoding asparagine synthetase B, translating to MKRLLCTLLFIGLPLPAAAARLLIPMDDSQTDHLKAYGVVFQGLEKGSKGEWLLNYRGGSFLLDYNQDNVNRCLLMGVAAEQVSEGQVADIYRQIEAGNMERVELEKAPSIAVYSPPSAQPWDDAVTLALTYAEIKYAIVWDEEVLAGALDDYDWLHCHHEDFTGQYGKFYAAFRNELWYQADVKTNEDMARRLGYMKVSDMKLEVAKAIYDYVRRGGFLFSMCSAPETIDIALAAEGVDISPSEFDGDPVDPNCQARLDYSKTFAFENFTVELNPLEYRHSDIDTYPDRQIRFLSPDEDYFFLFDFAAKLDPVPTMLVQDHTATVAGFMGQTTGFRKSLLKDFVTILGQPDNYDEVRYIHGNLGRGTFTFLSGHDPEDYRHMVHDPATDLALYKNSPGYRLILNNVLFPAAKRKERKT from the coding sequence ATGAAGAGACTCCTCTGCACCCTGCTTTTCATCGGGTTGCCCTTGCCGGCGGCAGCCGCCCGGCTCCTGATTCCCATGGACGACTCGCAGACCGACCACCTCAAAGCCTACGGAGTCGTGTTTCAGGGGCTGGAAAAGGGGTCGAAAGGGGAATGGCTGCTCAACTACCGCGGGGGATCGTTCCTTCTGGACTACAACCAGGACAACGTCAACCGCTGTCTCCTCATGGGCGTGGCGGCCGAGCAGGTGAGCGAGGGACAGGTCGCCGACATTTACCGCCAGATCGAAGCGGGGAATATGGAGCGGGTCGAACTGGAGAAGGCGCCGTCGATCGCCGTCTACTCCCCGCCCTCGGCGCAGCCGTGGGATGATGCGGTGACGCTCGCGCTCACCTATGCCGAGATCAAGTACGCCATCGTGTGGGATGAAGAGGTGCTGGCGGGCGCGCTCGACGATTACGACTGGCTGCACTGCCACCACGAGGATTTCACCGGGCAGTACGGCAAGTTCTACGCGGCCTTCCGCAACGAGTTGTGGTACCAGGCGGACGTGAAGACCAACGAGGACATGGCCCGGCGGCTGGGCTACATGAAAGTGTCGGACATGAAGCTCGAGGTGGCGAAAGCGATCTACGATTACGTGCGGCGGGGCGGGTTCTTGTTCTCCATGTGCTCGGCGCCGGAGACGATCGACATCGCGCTGGCGGCCGAGGGCGTGGATATCTCGCCCAGCGAGTTCGACGGCGACCCGGTCGACCCGAACTGCCAGGCCCGGCTCGACTACAGCAAGACATTCGCGTTCGAGAATTTCACCGTGGAACTGAACCCCCTGGAGTACCGCCACTCCGACATCGACACCTATCCGGACCGCCAGATTCGATTCCTCAGTCCGGACGAGGACTACTTCTTCCTGTTCGATTTTGCGGCCAAGCTCGACCCGGTGCCGACAATGCTGGTGCAGGATCACACGGCGACGGTGGCCGGGTTCATGGGGCAGACGACCGGTTTCCGCAAGTCGCTGCTGAAGGATTTCGTGACCATTTTGGGTCAGCCGGACAATTACGATGAGGTCCGGTACATCCACGGCAATCTCGGGCGGGGGACATTCACGTTTTTGTCCGGGCACGATCCGGAGGATTACCGGCACATGGTGCACGATCCGGCGACCGATCTCGCGCTCTACAAGAACTCGCCGGGGTACCGGCTGATTCTCAACAACGTGCTGTTCCCCGCGGCCAAGCGGAAGGAACGGAAGACCTGA
- the cdaA gene encoding diadenylate cyclase CdaA yields MSLFSWGFVSFGLKDLIDVLIVSFIIYEALKLMKGTRSAQIIVGLFLVAGVAFIAYWFQLEGLTWLFSNLATFGLIVLVVVFQPELRGVLAQLGQRRFFRRFVQLERKKSLEEVSRAALRLSELRYGGLVVIERRTGLRNFAESGKLVNAELSSELLVTLFTPYTPLHDGAVIISGEYIVAASASLPLTTNPRYRKLYGMRHKAAIGVSEISDAVVVVVSEETTGISIAYNGGLEKDIKKSEFRDKLASYLAR; encoded by the coding sequence GTGAGCCTCTTCAGCTGGGGATTCGTCAGTTTCGGCCTGAAAGACCTGATCGACGTCCTGATTGTCTCGTTCATCATCTACGAGGCGCTCAAGCTAATGAAGGGGACGCGGTCGGCGCAGATCATCGTGGGGCTGTTCCTGGTTGCCGGAGTGGCGTTCATTGCCTACTGGTTTCAACTTGAGGGTTTGACCTGGCTGTTTTCGAATCTGGCCACGTTCGGGCTGATCGTGCTGGTGGTCGTGTTCCAGCCGGAGCTGCGCGGAGTGCTCGCGCAGCTCGGCCAGCGGCGCTTCTTCCGGCGGTTCGTGCAGCTCGAGCGAAAGAAGTCGCTCGAGGAAGTGTCGCGGGCGGCCCTGCGGCTGTCGGAGCTGCGCTACGGCGGGCTGGTGGTGATCGAACGCCGCACCGGGCTGCGGAATTTCGCCGAGTCGGGCAAGCTGGTCAACGCGGAACTCTCCAGCGAGCTGCTGGTCACCCTGTTTACGCCCTACACGCCGCTGCACGACGGGGCGGTGATTATTTCCGGCGAGTATATCGTGGCCGCCTCGGCGTCGCTGCCGCTGACCACCAACCCGCGCTACCGCAAGCTGTACGGGATGCGCCACAAGGCGGCGATCGGCGTGTCCGAGATATCCGACGCGGTGGTGGTGGTCGTGTCCGAGGAAACCACCGGCATCTCGATCGCCTATAACGGGGGACTGGAGAAAGACATCAAGAAGTCCGAGTTCCGCGACAAGCTGGCATCCTACCTGGCCAGGTGA
- the mltG gene encoding endolytic transglycosylase MltG gives MGRRIVTAAAVLLAAAIIGLAVGQHYRTVDLGDRVATVIIAPGDSFAQVAARLDAQGVVPSPRLLRLAARLTGVDRRLIPGRYDFTGKQSAAGVLDRLARGDLLRIRVTIPEGTTLWRTAGLLARSLELDSAAIVGLGSDSAFLAELGKPCLEGYLFPETYFFPWGIDEREAVRTAVAQFDRQTEGLWAGERTLGLSPHEIVILASIIESETPLAGERGLVASVYANRLRQKMRLDADPTVIYGLGGLDRPLSRRDLRKDTPYNTYLHAGLPPTPINSPGLASIKAALAPDTSDYLFFVADNAGGHFFSKTNAEHERARRRIRQERGR, from the coding sequence ATGGGTAGAAGAATCGTCACGGCGGCGGCCGTGCTTTTGGCGGCGGCCATCATCGGGCTGGCGGTCGGACAGCACTATCGCACGGTGGACCTGGGAGACCGGGTGGCGACCGTGATCATCGCCCCGGGCGACTCGTTCGCCCAGGTGGCCGCCCGGTTGGACGCCCAGGGAGTGGTGCCGTCGCCGCGCCTCCTGCGGCTCGCGGCGAGACTCACCGGTGTGGACCGCAGGCTGATCCCCGGCCGGTATGATTTCACGGGGAAACAGTCGGCGGCCGGCGTGCTCGACCGCCTGGCCCGGGGGGATTTGCTCCGCATCCGGGTAACGATTCCCGAAGGCACGACGCTCTGGCGGACGGCCGGTCTGCTCGCCCGCAGCCTGGAACTTGATTCGGCGGCGATCGTGGGCCTGGGCAGCGACAGCGCGTTTCTCGCCGAACTCGGCAAACCCTGCCTGGAGGGATACCTCTTCCCCGAGACGTACTTCTTCCCCTGGGGAATCGACGAGCGGGAGGCGGTGCGGACGGCCGTGGCGCAGTTCGACCGGCAGACCGAGGGACTCTGGGCGGGGGAGAGGACGCTGGGGCTCTCGCCGCACGAGATTGTCATTCTGGCCTCGATCATCGAATCGGAAACGCCGCTGGCCGGCGAGCGCGGGCTGGTGGCCTCGGTCTATGCTAACCGGCTGCGGCAGAAGATGCGGCTGGATGCCGACCCGACAGTGATCTACGGTCTGGGGGGACTCGATCGGCCGCTCTCCCGGCGCGACCTGCGCAAGGACACGCCCTACAACACCTACCTTCACGCGGGGCTTCCGCCGACGCCGATCAACTCGCCGGGACTGGCCTCGATCAAGGCTGCGCTCGCTCCCGACACGAGCGACTACCTGTTCTTCGTGGCCGACAACGCGGGGGGGCACTTCTTCTCGAAAACCAATGCGGAGCATGAGCGGGCGCGCCGGCGGATACGGCAGGAGCGCGGCCGGTAG
- a CDS encoding 3-deoxy-manno-octulosonate cytidylyltransferase, translating into MAGVVAIIPARLGSTRFPRKVLHLYRGRPLLYYVWREVSRARRIDRVAVATDSREIVAAVREFGGEAVRTSARHRTGSDRAAEAAEKIGGRIIVNVQADNFGLTGAALDRVVARMEQDRTIEFATLAFPIGGAEDLADRNLVKVVASDREGRALWFSRWPIPLVRDAGARYRHLGHIGVYFFRRAALRRYAEWPRTAAERAESLEQLRILEHGGRMLVFETRARTVSVDAPPDVAKLDTLYR; encoded by the coding sequence ATGGCGGGGGTAGTCGCGATCATTCCTGCGCGCCTGGGGTCGACCCGGTTTCCTCGGAAGGTACTCCACCTTTACCGCGGGCGGCCGCTGTTGTACTATGTGTGGCGCGAGGTCAGCCGGGCCCGGCGGATCGACCGGGTGGCGGTGGCGACCGACTCCCGGGAGATCGTAGCGGCGGTCAGGGAATTCGGAGGCGAAGCGGTGCGTACGTCGGCCCGGCACCGGACCGGATCAGACCGGGCGGCGGAAGCGGCCGAGAAGATCGGCGGGCGGATCATTGTGAATGTGCAGGCGGACAACTTCGGCCTCACCGGCGCGGCGCTCGACCGCGTGGTCGCGCGGATGGAGCAGGATCGGACGATCGAGTTCGCGACACTGGCATTTCCGATCGGCGGGGCGGAGGATCTTGCGGACCGGAATCTTGTTAAAGTAGTGGCGTCGGACCGGGAGGGGAGGGCGCTGTGGTTTTCGCGGTGGCCGATTCCGCTGGTGCGCGACGCCGGGGCGCGCTACCGCCACCTCGGGCATATCGGAGTGTACTTCTTCCGGCGGGCCGCCCTCCGGCGCTATGCGGAGTGGCCCCGGACGGCGGCCGAACGGGCCGAGTCGCTCGAGCAGTTGCGGATTCTGGAGCACGGCGGCCGGATGCTGGTGTTTGAGACGCGCGCGCGGACGGTGTCGGTGGACGCTCCGCCGGATGTGGCAAAGTTGGATACGCTATACAGGTAG
- a CDS encoding serpin family protein, producing the protein MIKTSFAFLLIGTVLLAVQCSDPVEPTSPDDPTPVRTPAQLTGPETDLVQSVNRFGFKLFRLVNENAAAGENIFVSPLSVSYALGLALNGAEGLTRDEMAATLELAGSSPDETNEAYRGLTEILSGADPAVTFTVANSFWSRLGLRVQPSFTDMGREYFDARVEELDFNAPWAADTINSWVAGATGGRITEIIESPISPEMGAFLINALCFKASWTYPFNEDFTRELPFHPGGGATVLCPTMWKRTADEIEQDPGRFAARPMMYGEHELFQAATLPYGRSGFRMTILLPHPWVAVDSLVVLLDPDTWRTWSSLPTVADFEILLPRYKFACEATLNDILTRMGMRTAFDPEAADFRRLFADVGSYIGEVKHKTFVEVDEKGTEAAAVTSIGWGVTSLPPLFRVDRPFLFIIHEAESGAVLFMGKVVNPARAG; encoded by the coding sequence ATGATAAAAACGTCCTTTGCTTTTCTGCTCATCGGCACCGTCCTCCTGGCGGTGCAGTGCTCCGACCCGGTGGAGCCGACCAGCCCGGATGATCCGACGCCGGTTCGCACGCCGGCGCAGTTGACGGGCCCCGAAACCGACCTCGTGCAGTCCGTCAACCGTTTCGGATTCAAGTTGTTCCGCCTCGTGAACGAAAACGCTGCGGCGGGGGAGAACATCTTCGTCTCCCCCCTGTCGGTGTCGTACGCGCTCGGCCTGGCTCTCAACGGCGCTGAGGGCCTCACCCGCGATGAAATGGCCGCCACCCTCGAACTCGCCGGGTCCTCGCCCGATGAAACCAACGAGGCCTACCGCGGCCTGACCGAGATCCTCAGCGGGGCCGATCCGGCCGTTACCTTCACCGTCGCCAACTCCTTCTGGAGTCGGCTGGGGCTGCGCGTGCAGCCGAGTTTCACCGACATGGGCCGCGAGTATTTCGATGCCCGGGTGGAGGAGCTTGATTTCAACGCCCCGTGGGCGGCCGACACCATCAATAGCTGGGTGGCCGGGGCCACCGGCGGCCGCATCACCGAGATCATCGAATCGCCGATAAGTCCGGAGATGGGGGCGTTCCTGATCAACGCCCTCTGTTTCAAGGCGAGCTGGACCTATCCCTTCAACGAGGACTTCACCCGGGAACTCCCCTTCCACCCCGGCGGCGGTGCGACTGTGCTCTGCCCCACGATGTGGAAGCGGACGGCAGATGAGATCGAGCAGGATCCCGGGAGATTCGCCGCGCGCCCGATGATGTACGGCGAGCACGAGTTGTTTCAGGCGGCGACCCTGCCCTACGGCCGCTCCGGTTTCCGGATGACCATCCTCCTGCCGCACCCATGGGTGGCGGTCGATTCGCTGGTGGTCCTGCTGGACCCGGACACCTGGCGGACGTGGTCGAGCCTGCCGACCGTCGCCGACTTCGAGATTCTCCTGCCGCGCTACAAATTCGCCTGCGAGGCGACACTCAACGACATCCTCACGCGCATGGGCATGCGCACTGCTTTCGATCCGGAAGCGGCCGACTTCCGCCGCCTCTTCGCCGACGTCGGGTCGTATATCGGCGAGGTGAAGCACAAGACGTTTGTGGAGGTCGATGAGAAAGGGACGGAGGCGGCGGCCGTGACCTCGATCGGCTGGGGGGTGACGTCGTTACCGCCGCTTTTCCGGGTCGACCGCCCGTTCCTCTTTATCATCCATGAGGCGGAATCGGGCGCGGTCCTGTTCATGGGCAAGGTGGTGAATCCTGCGCGTGCGGGTTGA
- the ruvX gene encoding Holliday junction resolvase RuvX gives MAAGGDTRTLLGIDYGARRIGVAKSDPTGLIATALTTLVVKSAADALAQVAALIREHQPAGIVIGSPVGLSGESNRKCLEIEAFANALRTVFDGPIHLWDEGYSSVEAADIIHAHGKRVGKDKKRIDRLAAVIILQRFLDEQPER, from the coding sequence ATGGCGGCGGGAGGCGACACGCGCACTCTTCTCGGGATTGATTACGGCGCCCGCCGGATCGGGGTCGCCAAGAGCGATCCGACCGGGCTGATCGCCACGGCGTTGACGACGCTGGTGGTGAAATCGGCGGCCGACGCGCTGGCCCAGGTGGCCGCGCTGATCCGCGAACACCAGCCCGCGGGCATCGTCATCGGATCCCCGGTCGGGCTGTCGGGCGAGTCGAACCGGAAGTGCCTCGAGATCGAGGCCTTCGCGAACGCGCTCCGCACGGTTTTCGACGGGCCGATCCACCTGTGGGACGAGGGCTACTCCTCGGTCGAGGCGGCGGACATCATCCATGCCCACGGCAAGCGGGTCGGCAAGGACAAGAAGCGGATCGATCGGCTGGCGGCGGTGATCATTCTGCAGCGGTTTCTCGATGAGCAGCCGGAACGGTAG
- the lepA gene encoding translation elongation factor 4, producing MTTPLKNIRNFSIIAHIDHGKSTLADRLLQVTKTVSERQMREQVLDSMDLERERGITIKAHAIRLEYRAADGAVYQLNLIDTPGHVDFTYEVSRSLAACEGAVLVVDASQGIEAQTLSNLYLAMEHDLEILPVVNKIDLPNAETEKVVAELVDLLGVPREEVLRVSAKHGTGITEVLEAIVRRIPGPKGDPGAPLQAMVFDSIYDSYRGAMPLLRLFNGTLRTHDRIRAMATGKTYDVDEVGYLRLGTAPAEALVAGEVGYLFASIREVADTKIGDTLTTVENPAAAPLPGFVNIKPMVFSGLYPAVAEDFTRLREALEKLALNDSSLSYTPESSQALGFGFRVGFLGLLHMEIVTERLSREYGQLIINTVPNVEYHVYRTDGTMAAVDNPADMPPPQETDHVQEPYVDAQIIVPSEYVGAIMKLATERRGEYKNTEYLSAARANLSYAFPLSEIIFDFYDKLKSVSRGYASFDYGVPYYRRSDLVKLDILVNGEPVDALSVIIHRDRAYSWGKSLNEKLRELIPRQMYEVVIQAAIGSRIISRATVKPMRKNVTAKCYGGDITRKRKLLERQKEGKKRMKQFGRVEIPQEAFLAALQIER from the coding sequence ATGACGACGCCGCTGAAGAATATACGCAATTTTTCCATCATCGCCCACATCGACCACGGCAAGTCGACTCTGGCCGACCGGCTTCTCCAGGTCACCAAGACCGTGTCGGAGCGCCAGATGCGCGAGCAGGTGCTCGACTCGATGGATCTCGAGCGGGAACGGGGGATCACGATCAAGGCGCACGCGATCCGGCTGGAGTATCGGGCCGCGGACGGCGCGGTTTACCAGCTGAATCTGATCGACACCCCGGGCCACGTCGATTTCACCTACGAGGTGAGCCGCTCGCTGGCCGCCTGCGAGGGCGCGGTGCTGGTGGTCGACGCCTCCCAGGGAATCGAGGCCCAGACGCTGTCGAACCTCTACCTGGCCATGGAGCACGACCTCGAGATACTCCCGGTCGTGAACAAGATCGACCTGCCGAACGCGGAGACGGAGAAGGTGGTCGCGGAGCTGGTCGACCTGCTCGGCGTGCCGCGGGAGGAAGTGCTCCGGGTTTCGGCCAAGCACGGGACGGGGATTACCGAGGTGCTCGAGGCGATCGTGCGCCGGATCCCGGGGCCGAAGGGGGATCCGGGTGCGCCGCTGCAGGCGATGGTGTTCGATTCGATTTACGACAGCTACCGGGGGGCGATGCCGCTCCTGCGGCTGTTCAACGGGACGCTGCGGACGCACGACCGCATCCGCGCCATGGCCACGGGCAAGACGTACGACGTCGACGAGGTGGGGTACCTGCGGCTCGGCACGGCGCCGGCGGAGGCGCTCGTGGCCGGCGAGGTGGGGTACCTGTTCGCCTCGATCCGCGAGGTGGCCGACACCAAGATCGGGGACACCCTCACCACGGTGGAGAATCCGGCGGCCGCGCCCCTGCCGGGCTTTGTCAACATCAAGCCAATGGTGTTTTCGGGCCTCTACCCGGCGGTGGCCGAGGACTTCACGCGGCTGCGGGAGGCGCTCGAAAAACTCGCGCTCAACGACTCCTCGCTCTCGTACACGCCGGAATCCTCGCAGGCGCTCGGGTTCGGCTTCCGGGTGGGATTTCTCGGACTCCTGCACATGGAGATTGTCACCGAGCGGCTCTCGCGCGAGTACGGGCAGTTGATCATCAACACCGTGCCGAACGTCGAATACCACGTCTACCGGACCGACGGGACGATGGCGGCGGTCGACAACCCGGCGGACATGCCCCCGCCGCAGGAGACCGACCACGTGCAGGAACCGTACGTCGACGCCCAGATCATCGTCCCGAGCGAATATGTCGGGGCGATCATGAAGCTGGCGACCGAGCGGCGCGGCGAGTACAAGAACACCGAGTATCTCTCGGCCGCGCGGGCCAACCTGTCGTACGCTTTCCCCCTGTCGGAGATCATCTTCGATTTCTACGACAAGCTCAAGTCGGTCAGCCGGGGCTACGCCTCGTTCGACTACGGCGTGCCGTACTACCGGCGCTCCGATCTCGTCAAGCTCGACATCCTCGTCAACGGAGAGCCGGTCGATGCCCTGTCGGTCATTATCCACCGCGACCGGGCCTACAGCTGGGGGAAGAGCCTCAATGAGAAGCTGCGGGAGTTGATTCCGCGCCAGATGTACGAGGTCGTGATTCAGGCGGCGATCGGCAGCCGGATCATCAGCCGGGCGACCGTCAAACCCATGCGGAAAAACGTGACCGCGAAGTGCTACGGCGGGGACATCACCCGCAAGCGGAAACTGCTCGAGCGCCAGAAGGAGGGGAAGAAGCGGATGAAGCAGTTCGGGCGGGTCGAGATTCCGCAGGAGGCCTTTCTGGCGGCCCTCCAGATCGAGCGGTGA
- a CDS encoding GAF domain-containing protein, whose translation MTDKPLPRKRSYLRTPAPTRPIPVDFAVLHEQGAGAPQMFAHLTRELARRYAINRGVLIMRRGAAGPFAAVSTWVNGSLRDGLAVNLPPQSSLFEKVAEHGRVYTENFCASFSGNFFERKLLLGDESRSFVVQPLTSDGEVVGLVAYSSDEPTAFAMFEEGAVEDVARAFAAAIRKQRLA comes from the coding sequence ATGACGGATAAGCCGCTGCCGCGCAAGCGGTCATACCTGCGGACGCCCGCCCCGACCCGGCCGATTCCGGTCGATTTCGCCGTCCTGCACGAACAGGGGGCGGGGGCGCCCCAGATGTTCGCCCACCTGACGCGCGAGCTCGCCCGTCGCTACGCCATCAACCGGGGCGTGCTGATCATGCGCCGCGGCGCCGCCGGCCCCTTCGCCGCCGTCTCCACCTGGGTGAATGGATCGCTCCGCGACGGTCTGGCGGTCAACCTTCCCCCGCAGTCCTCGCTGTTTGAAAAGGTCGCCGAACACGGCCGCGTCTACACGGAGAACTTCTGCGCCTCCTTCAGCGGCAACTTCTTCGAGCGCAAGCTCCTGCTTGGCGATGAGTCCCGCTCCTTTGTCGTCCAGCCGCTCACCAGCGACGGCGAGGTGGTCGGCCTGGTGGCCTACAGCTCGGACGAACCGACCGCCTTTGCGATGTTCGAGGAAGGGGCGGTCGAGGATGTGGCCCGGGCCTTCGCGGCCGCGATACGAAAGCAGCGCCTCGCCTGA
- a CDS encoding sigma-54-dependent Fis family transcriptional regulator, whose protein sequence is MITVRPAAARILVLDPGQTERRSLSLPLADNTLEITEVNTLDSALAVLATGQIHLVLVRHDAALPDPQELIRRVRRLDPAVEILLVLPAAPPGRIAAALEAGAFDCVAEPPSTEALLARARKAIEHRELKVRLAAVRQHVAMHYSFDNLVGVSRAAQQLREALARLAPTDIAVLITGPEGSGKELCASILHHHSGRRQRPYVVVDCTAPEPVLVPELFGSEGSDRPGLLVQADGGTVLLRRLDRMPAAVQERLAEVLKTGVLPGRPARLNVRWLSTSALSAGELAAAGVRRDLLAKLDTITVAVPPLRERIEDLEPLVAAMLRRIAAETGRTRLDISRAALDRLLHWPWPGNARELESCLRRAAALAGGETIDSDAVVFAEHRPGAAEERPPAPRTNSLRLADNQRDLIEKVLIDNNWNYTQTAQELGIGRTTLWRKVKKYNLKPGVAGEAVRDDG, encoded by the coding sequence ATGATCACCGTTCGTCCCGCCGCCGCCCGCATTCTGGTGCTCGATCCCGGTCAGACCGAGCGCCGGTCGCTGTCCCTGCCCCTGGCCGACAACACGCTGGAAATAACCGAGGTCAACACGCTGGATTCCGCGCTGGCCGTGCTCGCCACCGGGCAGATCCACCTGGTGCTGGTCCGTCACGACGCCGCCCTGCCCGATCCGCAGGAGCTGATCCGCCGGGTCCGCCGCCTCGATCCGGCGGTGGAGATCCTCCTGGTGCTTCCCGCCGCGCCCCCCGGCCGGATCGCGGCCGCCCTCGAGGCGGGGGCCTTCGACTGCGTCGCCGAACCGCCGTCGACGGAGGCGCTCCTGGCGCGCGCCCGGAAAGCCATCGAACACCGGGAACTCAAAGTCCGCCTCGCGGCCGTTCGCCAGCACGTCGCGATGCACTACAGTTTCGACAACCTCGTGGGCGTGTCGCGGGCCGCCCAGCAGCTTCGCGAGGCGCTCGCCCGCCTCGCCCCGACCGACATCGCCGTTCTCATCACCGGTCCGGAGGGTTCCGGCAAGGAGCTCTGCGCGAGCATCTTGCACCACCACTCGGGGCGCCGCCAGCGGCCCTATGTCGTCGTCGACTGCACCGCCCCGGAACCGGTGCTGGTCCCGGAGTTGTTCGGCTCCGAGGGATCCGACCGCCCCGGGCTGCTGGTTCAGGCGGACGGCGGGACAGTGCTCCTGAGGCGCCTCGACCGGATGCCGGCGGCGGTTCAGGAACGGCTCGCCGAGGTCCTCAAAACCGGCGTCCTCCCCGGCCGTCCCGCCCGCCTGAATGTGCGGTGGCTCTCCACCTCCGCTCTTTCGGCCGGAGAACTGGCGGCCGCCGGTGTGCGCCGCGACCTGCTGGCGAAACTGGACACTATCACGGTGGCTGTCCCGCCGCTGCGCGAGCGCATTGAGGATCTTGAGCCGCTGGTGGCCGCTATGCTCCGGCGCATCGCCGCGGAAACCGGGCGAACGCGCCTGGACATCAGCCGGGCCGCCCTCGACCGCCTGCTCCACTGGCCCTGGCCGGGCAACGCGCGCGAGCTGGAGAGCTGCCTCCGCCGCGCCGCCGCCCTCGCCGGTGGTGAGACGATCGATTCCGACGCCGTCGTGTTTGCCGAGCACCGTCCGGGCGCTGCCGAGGAGCGGCCGCCCGCCCCTCGGACCAACAGCCTGCGCCTGGCCGACAACCAGCGCGACCTAATCGAGAAAGTGCTCATCGACAACAACTGGAATTACACCCAGACCGCCCAGGAACTCGGTATCGGCCGCACCACGCTGTGGCGGAAAGTGAAGAAGTACAACTTGAAACCGGGCGTCGCCGGCGAGGCTGTGCGCGATGACGGATAA